In Desulfonatronospira thiodismutans ASO3-1, a single window of DNA contains:
- a CDS encoding BspA family leucine-rich repeat surface protein, with protein sequence MSIQFNQDLEITLGTPFTDLFANTDEEQTSWYRLWTGKLDNEGEVVRGAMVGGGWVSKDGLEDLTVGVDQAGHNTLYVQTYTDEVNAWEHSTQMNFPEEIPFELAIEKDVVSEDTMLSDMFSFDTPVSSNEVWFQVKVDEEPVDTALGHGWVRGDRLGDEYFTAEHGGKELEVTPFYAGELHTDKARTQMVDRAEHYELSIDKAYVEEDTPLSEMFSYNLPTGFTADTIWFQVKVDGEPIDTALGNGWVRGDRLGDEYFFAEDTGKKLNVTPFFDGELQEVLSQEWTVHEELAELEINFMNVTPEEPEAGEEFSVDVNLEELAGIETEDLTVSLAIAGTGIEETIEVDSLQGSEDTVTFDNLVIEDTGEYTIDVTADAGNADAVSSRITLSLEDFVDGIEITTQPDLEYTEGQELDLSDLVVTKSYQEADDRTVAFSDFADYGLTAEPGDGTGLSLEDDGQTIEVEHSPTENTAETQPLSVSMQEVENHFPTDYEQYMITLINRARLDPEAEADLFGIDLNQDISPEDEISPDMKQPLAFNPDLTQAAREHSQWMLDNDTFDHTGEGGSSVEDRIKDTDYNTDPPWGWGENLALTGYTEGMDELIAQKHENLFHSSGHRENTMRESFMEVGVGSLLGDYTGDTGYMTTVKFAHTSDTPFLTGTVFQDLDGSGAYKPGEGLGDVQVQAGEQVTATWDSGGYAMQLEPGDYLLTFNHDEFEEKVEMDFTMPDENVLVDLVLEPDDLQNQTDSSDLSIQSIVITPEEPEAGQEFTVDVSIEELAGVETENLTVNLEINDTDIDETKYVDPLQETETTVSFEDLVIYEVGEYIIEVTTDADNASQATQTKEFAILEEDASQFLTVTEEQLRGAASGLIDGDGSFAIVHEDIEYTFEDSEYNIDTSQVADMSGIFAGTDFNGDIGYWDVSNVDDMRSMFFLAESFNQDIGDWDVSNVQSMSSMFSEAGSFNQDIGDWVAPNVQDMSSMFVGARNFNQNIGDWDVSNVDDMKAMFLGAEAFNQDIGDWEVSNVTNMKKLFENAGSFNQDLGDWETSSVQDMSYMFQDAESFDQDIVRWDVFKVQDMRAMFWGAETFDQDIGEWETSSVQDMSYMFRSAESFNPESFNQGIGGWDVSNVDDMRSMFDGAKSFNQNIGDWDVSNVQDMNMMFAGASSFYQDISGWHVPHIPEEPFGFAGGSPLAENEHLHPWGDEDDEGNSQAIEFMGLEKEKDILGDGEFI encoded by the coding sequence ATGTCTATTCAGTTTAACCAAGACTTAGAAATAACCCTTGGTACACCATTTACAGATCTATTCGCCAACACGGATGAGGAACAGACTTCCTGGTACAGATTGTGGACCGGTAAACTGGATAATGAAGGTGAGGTAGTCCGGGGAGCTATGGTAGGCGGTGGCTGGGTATCAAAAGACGGTCTTGAAGATCTAACCGTTGGGGTGGACCAGGCAGGGCATAACACCCTGTATGTGCAGACCTATACTGATGAGGTGAACGCCTGGGAGCACTCAACGCAAATGAATTTTCCGGAGGAAATTCCTTTTGAGCTGGCAATTGAAAAGGATGTGGTTTCTGAAGACACTATGCTCAGTGATATGTTCAGCTTTGATACCCCTGTCAGCAGCAATGAGGTCTGGTTTCAGGTCAAGGTGGACGAAGAGCCCGTTGACACCGCTCTGGGCCACGGCTGGGTCCGTGGAGACAGGCTGGGGGATGAGTATTTTACGGCGGAACATGGCGGTAAAGAGTTGGAGGTTACTCCGTTCTATGCAGGTGAGCTGCATACTGATAAAGCCCGGACTCAAATGGTGGATAGGGCCGAGCATTATGAGTTGAGCATAGACAAAGCTTATGTGGAAGAAGATACCCCTTTGAGCGAAATGTTCAGCTACAACCTGCCAACCGGATTCACTGCGGATACTATCTGGTTCCAGGTCAAGGTGGACGGAGAACCCATTGACACCGCTCTGGGCAACGGCTGGGTCCGTGGAGACAGGCTGGGGGATGAGTATTTTTTTGCAGAGGATACTGGTAAAAAGTTAAACGTCACACCATTTTTTGATGGCGAATTGCAGGAAGTACTCAGCCAGGAGTGGACAGTGCATGAAGAGCTGGCTGAGTTAGAAATTAATTTTATGAACGTTACCCCGGAAGAGCCAGAGGCTGGCGAGGAATTCTCAGTAGATGTAAACCTGGAAGAGCTGGCAGGTATTGAGACTGAAGACCTGACTGTTAGCCTGGCAATAGCAGGCACCGGGATAGAAGAGACCATCGAGGTAGACTCTCTCCAAGGGTCTGAGGACACAGTTACCTTTGATAATCTGGTGATAGAGGATACTGGAGAATATACTATAGACGTGACAGCTGATGCGGGTAATGCGGATGCGGTTTCATCGCGGATCACGCTTTCTCTTGAAGACTTTGTTGACGGCATAGAAATAACCACGCAGCCAGATTTGGAGTACACAGAGGGCCAGGAACTGGATTTAAGCGATTTGGTGGTAACCAAGAGTTACCAGGAGGCAGATGACCGAACCGTAGCCTTCTCAGATTTTGCAGACTACGGCCTGACAGCAGAGCCGGGAGACGGTACCGGGCTTTCCCTGGAGGATGATGGTCAGACCATAGAGGTGGAGCATTCTCCGACAGAGAACACTGCAGAAACGCAACCCCTGTCGGTCTCAATGCAAGAAGTCGAAAATCATTTTCCGACAGACTACGAACAGTACATGATAACTCTTATAAACCGTGCCAGACTGGACCCGGAAGCCGAGGCCGATTTATTTGGCATAGACCTCAATCAGGACATTTCTCCTGAAGATGAAATATCTCCAGACATGAAGCAGCCCCTGGCCTTCAACCCGGATTTGACGCAGGCAGCCAGAGAACATTCACAGTGGATGCTGGATAACGATACTTTTGATCACACCGGTGAAGGAGGCAGCTCCGTGGAGGATCGCATAAAGGATACGGACTACAATACCGATCCGCCCTGGGGCTGGGGTGAAAATCTGGCTTTAACGGGCTACACAGAGGGTATGGATGAACTCATCGCTCAAAAGCATGAAAACCTGTTTCATTCATCTGGGCATCGTGAAAACACCATGAGAGAGTCATTTATGGAAGTCGGCGTGGGCTCTCTGCTTGGAGACTATACTGGTGATACTGGATACATGACAACTGTCAAATTTGCTCATACCAGTGATACGCCTTTTCTAACCGGTACTGTGTTTCAGGATCTTGATGGTTCAGGGGCATACAAGCCCGGAGAAGGTCTGGGAGATGTCCAGGTTCAGGCTGGAGAACAGGTCACTGCTACCTGGGATTCCGGTGGTTATGCCATGCAGCTTGAACCTGGAGATTATCTGCTTACCTTTAATCATGATGAATTTGAAGAAAAAGTGGAAATGGATTTTACCATGCCCGATGAAAATGTCCTGGTGGATCTGGTACTAGAGCCAGATGATTTACAAAATCAGACTGACTCTTCTGACCTCTCCATCCAGTCCATAGTCATAACCCCTGAAGAGCCAGAGGCAGGCCAGGAATTCACAGTAGATGTAAGCATAGAAGAACTGGCAGGTGTAGAGACTGAGAACCTGACTGTTAACCTGGAGATAAATGATACGGATATAGACGAGACCAAATACGTAGACCCGCTGCAGGAAACTGAGACCACTGTCAGTTTCGAAGATCTGGTGATTTATGAGGTCGGGGAATATATCATTGAGGTTACGACTGATGCGGATAATGCTTCCCAGGCAACACAAACTAAAGAGTTTGCGATTTTAGAAGAAGACGCCTCTCAATTCCTGACAGTCACGGAAGAACAGCTCCGAGGGGCTGCCTCCGGCCTAATAGACGGGGATGGGTCTTTTGCCATAGTACATGAAGATATTGAGTATACCTTTGAGGATTCCGAATATAATATTGATACCTCTCAGGTTGCTGATATGTCCGGGATTTTCGCTGGTACGGACTTTAACGGGGATATTGGTTACTGGGACGTCTCAAACGTAGATGATATGAGGTCAATGTTTTTCCTGGCCGAATCCTTTAATCAGGACATAGGCGACTGGGACGTCTCAAACGTGCAGAGTATGAGTTCTATGTTCTCGGAAGCCGGGTCCTTCAATCAAGATATAGGCGACTGGGTTGCACCAAACGTGCAGGATATGAGTTCTATGTTCGTGGGTGCCCGTAATTTTAATCAGAACATAGGTGACTGGGACGTCTCCAACGTAGATGATATGAAGGCCATGTTCCTGGGTGCCGAAGCCTTTAATCAGGACATAGGCGACTGGGAGGTGTCCAATGTGACAAACATGAAAAAGTTGTTCGAAAACGCCGGGTCCTTCAACCAGGATTTAGGCGACTGGGAAACATCCAGCGTACAGGATATGAGTTATATGTTCCAGGATGCTGAATCCTTTGATCAGGATATAGTACGCTGGGATGTTTTCAAAGTGCAGGATATGAGAGCCATGTTCTGGGGAGCCGAGACCTTTGATCAGGATATTGGTGAGTGGGAAACATCCAGCGTACAGGATATGAGTTATATGTTCCGGAGTGCTGAGTCCTTTAACCCTGAGTCCTTTAACCAGGGTATAGGGGGCTGGGACGTCTCAAACGTGGATGATATGAGATCCATGTTCGATGGAGCCAAGTCCTTTAATCAGAATATTGGTGACTGGGACGTCTCAAACGTGCAGGATATGAACATGATGTTCGCCGGCGCCTCTTCCTTTTACCAAGATATATCCGGATGGCATGTTCCCCATATCCCCGAGGAACCATTTGGATTTGCAGGCGGTTCTCCTTTGGCGGAAAATGAGCACCTTCATCCCTGGGGTGACGAGGATGACGAGGGTAATTCCCAGGCAATAGAGTTCATGGGATTAGAAAAGGAAAAAGACATCCTTGGAGACGGTGAGTTTATCTAA
- a CDS encoding trypsin-like serine peptidase: MIHFDQHLRHLFLGQSYADFLSPGRFSAPWYQLWLSTKDNKEKKPLISENNGWVEARDLFSLRLEHDNAQYDILWWREVSGRWNSVNIAPGDYDSYVSDLFSHEPAWLRIWTGRNDGDGLKGSLVDVGHIYGPDAAPGWIKTEDLRKLKTDVSRLDHNEIWVKPAGGEWQSADIDFIYPVDFSSLQQINIMEHSYADLLDFKPFASEWYRIYTGDEHGAVPVQTGLANGWIQAGELAELTLSAEHSSHDTLWWKPQNGKWQSVSIGPQDTGLSFARLFTHAPGWVRIWTGNRSDDELTGSFVDTGHLYDHGEPGWILLSDLKLIEVDADRLDHDLVRIKPADGEWKERDVAFTADQLQPQLEAGFTGSELFHAGQEFSLELEVSESTGAEIENLAVHFRIAGLIDKVVEAGDPRWSGLDGNTRTIVFEDLLIQEPGIYNVQAQAFADNAQEAEFSQDITIAAQEFSGRREVSIEHISAGRVGSEIEVQAWASHLGRNGQAVFTLHQGDFSHSETIPLQWEQPISKPLSFTFNDTSSLNPGPVNMTVSLSDSGRSFSASQDFALYQHEEEFNWQWADVEQQPYDLIGHMLVRLEDSDKTSMGTGFLISPRHVMTNAHVLSSNSWESDLSELKAAEFYLGRQGATASQEQEDNLYQAVQAHMQRYKWDDHWPDTDMAIITLDREVDQNDGQGHFQWFWTSADDEERDLRGKEVTWSGYPARGVHQGEDDGEGLYFQWSSQGEVDSYRIGHPDYGAQSGGFKLAPDMYGSRGASGSPVFFQEDSGDYYFAGVYAGSGSSKAPLVSALDKAAYNWALSIVQKDGYFLEKELLEDMSSGPSPVQLDSLNQGEQHRENTEVDLMGVHEEPGGLPDSCFV; this comes from the coding sequence ATGATTCATTTTGACCAGCATCTGCGTCACCTTTTTCTCGGTCAGTCCTATGCGGATTTTCTCTCTCCAGGACGTTTTTCAGCCCCCTGGTATCAGTTATGGCTTTCTACAAAGGACAACAAAGAGAAAAAACCCCTGATCTCTGAAAACAATGGATGGGTTGAGGCCCGGGATCTTTTTTCCCTGCGTCTTGAGCATGACAATGCACAATACGATATCCTGTGGTGGAGGGAAGTGTCCGGCAGATGGAACTCTGTAAACATAGCCCCTGGTGATTACGACAGTTATGTAAGCGATCTTTTTTCCCATGAACCGGCCTGGCTTCGCATCTGGACCGGTCGCAACGACGGCGATGGCTTGAAGGGATCCCTGGTTGATGTCGGTCACATATACGGCCCTGATGCAGCTCCGGGCTGGATCAAGACGGAGGATCTAAGAAAACTTAAAACCGATGTCTCCCGTCTGGATCACAATGAGATCTGGGTCAAGCCTGCCGGTGGGGAATGGCAGAGTGCAGATATTGATTTTATTTATCCTGTGGACTTCAGTTCATTACAGCAAATAAATATAATGGAACACTCATACGCTGACCTGCTGGATTTTAAACCCTTTGCCTCTGAATGGTACCGGATATATACAGGGGATGAACATGGTGCTGTTCCGGTGCAGACCGGGCTTGCCAATGGATGGATCCAGGCCGGGGAGCTGGCAGAACTTACTCTGTCAGCAGAGCACTCTTCTCATGATACCTTGTGGTGGAAACCGCAAAATGGTAAGTGGCAATCTGTATCCATCGGACCCCAAGATACAGGTCTTAGTTTTGCCCGGCTTTTTACCCATGCTCCGGGATGGGTGCGGATATGGACCGGCAACAGAAGTGATGACGAGCTTACCGGTTCTTTTGTTGATACCGGCCATCTTTACGATCATGGTGAACCTGGCTGGATTCTTCTGAGCGATCTTAAGTTAATTGAAGTCGATGCAGACAGACTTGATCATGATCTGGTCCGTATAAAGCCTGCTGACGGTGAGTGGAAGGAAAGAGATGTTGCCTTTACTGCTGATCAACTCCAGCCTCAATTGGAGGCAGGCTTTACAGGTTCAGAATTATTTCATGCCGGGCAGGAGTTTTCTCTGGAGCTGGAGGTTTCGGAGTCAACGGGTGCAGAGATAGAGAACCTTGCTGTCCATTTCAGGATAGCAGGTTTGATTGACAAGGTTGTCGAAGCAGGAGATCCCAGATGGTCCGGGCTGGACGGGAATACCCGGACTATAGTGTTTGAAGATCTTTTAATCCAGGAGCCAGGTATATACAATGTCCAGGCTCAGGCCTTTGCAGACAATGCACAGGAAGCAGAGTTCAGCCAGGATATCACCATAGCTGCCCAGGAGTTTTCCGGACGACGTGAGGTAAGTATCGAACATATTTCCGCCGGTCGCGTGGGGAGCGAGATTGAGGTTCAGGCCTGGGCCTCTCACCTCGGCAGAAATGGTCAAGCCGTATTTACCCTGCATCAGGGAGACTTCTCCCACAGTGAAACCATCCCGCTGCAATGGGAACAGCCTATAAGCAAGCCACTGTCATTTACTTTCAATGACACATCTTCGTTAAATCCTGGCCCGGTAAACATGACTGTCAGTCTCAGCGATAGTGGAAGAAGTTTCAGTGCTTCCCAGGATTTTGCACTATACCAGCACGAGGAGGAATTCAACTGGCAGTGGGCCGATGTTGAGCAGCAGCCCTATGACTTGATCGGACATATGCTGGTCAGACTGGAGGACAGTGATAAAACCAGCATGGGAACCGGTTTTCTCATTTCTCCCAGGCACGTAATGACCAATGCCCATGTTCTTTCCAGCAACAGCTGGGAAAGCGATTTGAGTGAACTCAAGGCGGCTGAATTTTATCTTGGCCGCCAGGGAGCCACTGCAAGTCAGGAACAGGAGGACAACCTCTATCAGGCTGTGCAGGCGCACATGCAGAGATACAAGTGGGATGATCACTGGCCCGATACTGATATGGCGATAATTACACTGGACCGGGAAGTCGATCAAAATGACGGCCAGGGACATTTTCAGTGGTTCTGGACCAGTGCGGACGATGAAGAGCGTGATCTGCGTGGAAAGGAAGTCACCTGGTCCGGATACCCTGCCAGAGGAGTTCATCAGGGCGAGGATGATGGTGAAGGGCTCTATTTTCAGTGGTCATCGCAAGGTGAAGTAGACAGCTATCGCATCGGCCATCCGGATTATGGTGCCCAGAGCGGGGGTTTTAAGCTTGCTCCGGATATGTACGGATCCCGGGGGGCAAGCGGTTCCCCTGTTTTTTTTCAGGAAGATTCTGGAGATTATTACTTTGCAGGAGTTTATGCCGGAAGCGGCAGCAGCAAAGCCCCACTGGTTTCTGCCCTTGATAAGGCAGCTTATAACTGGGCTTTGTCCATAGTGCAAAAAGATGGCTATTTTCTTGAGAAGGAGTTGCTGGAGGACATGAGCAGCGGACCTTCTCCTGTCCAGCTGGATTCATTAAATCAAGGTGAACAGCACAGGGAAAATACTGAAGTTGACCTGATGGGGGTCCATGAAGAACCAGGGGGTCTTCCCGACTCTTGCTTTGTTTAG
- a CDS encoding cycloinulo-oligosaccharide fructanotransferase codes for MPSSANYKQDPVDKSQTDALVSQSDSIAQHSKVDSGQTGVSSGRVVFAAYDSGYGRELWISDGTYEGTGLLKDIQL; via the coding sequence ATGCCCTCCTCAGCCAATTATAAGCAAGATCCTGTGGATAAAAGCCAGACAGATGCCCTGGTAAGTCAGTCAGATTCAATTGCCCAGCACAGCAAAGTGGATTCCGGACAGACCGGGGTCTCTTCAGGACGGGTTGTGTTTGCAGCTTATGATTCCGGATACGGTCGGGAACTATGGATTTCCGACGGCACTTACGAAGGCACCGGCCTGCTCAAGGACATTCAGCTTTAA
- a CDS encoding carboxypeptidase regulatory-like domain-containing protein, which produces MSIIFPPVGQVELGLPFSELFQDTDPEATHYQLWTGLIEDGEVKKGFTLRAADGSPWIPVEELDNMSVGINQLEHNTLYVRNYSTEVGDWAKRDDVPFPSEISIELQEETNVVGEDTPLSDMFSYEAVIPEDQIWFQVTVDGEHLDTRLGRGWVRGDHLDEELFPAQAAGSEISVLPYYAGDIQTQEKKSWNVAREQEFEFFIDRYYLTQDTSLNDLFSFISPTGFEADSIWFQVTAGGEPLDTQVGHGWVRGDRLDEEILPRADAGKEISVVPYYAGDFQENEQVKWLVTDRPAELGFAEDAVLISPESPEVGDDITFSSQVFETDGVETVELWAELTVYNGQGQTVHSDEVSASFQIQEDSYNFEFETWDDAIEGEYTASVTVDALNADSLNAEFDFEVLDPAPAFFSVQEVDAPDVVQGEHASVSVDIKNTGDLPGSQDILLVVDPDGEELEFPSDEPLELAGQEAGEVQFTGLDLHGLEAGSYDLLVITDNDEKKFGDHLNILAPAYFSIDEDSIKDLVIKEGQQQADFSFDVSNSGEVSGKQDIELVIVREDQDDLVEVLEDFNLQAGETKTAHFEISGIEDLTQGSYDFQLSTEDEQITVPSALLVRDPDQAWASVEAVDPVFEGSQEVTAVFTVDNIHEFQGDVFVAVTDDAGQVLSDEKRIDEDLESETFSFELFEPLMAKETLTVGIYEDSELSEELDSSEVRVPESARFVVQSFELDPVLEGDILEVTADILNTGELQDTQDIILELDGDQIASQEMMLGGGDSKEFAYNLDTSDLELQPGDYQLALSTDQDSQERDFTVLAEPYFDIMDFVDVEVARGQTVAISADIHNTGDVQANRQVMLYLDDIELESFEMTLEGGESAEFAFELDSSDVQGDMLDTGEYTLGLDTEDATSNALLNVFERPVNILQAESGVDEQTLAGDTESQNAFVFEFDSSQDGPLADFGDVLIENYQPDDLILFLDQENIWNASSDFNDYDILSSRDDGVEISFSLVPPFSNQIFIEDAELDERVPWSYLDDIKDVHIEVEHTEVVQQSGMEEYIRNILYPEQHTVSFNITDDNDESLENVNLVIENSDSYQVVTDEHGYAEQKITDGQYNFTARLPGYDYYEGSFEVDGDDKQIDLEMEEAVFNVVEIESDPERQETIYGDPGMRDFYVLEFGSSPDRAQADFGQVNIGDYSHDEGDYILLLDEDNNWSSTQEFEADSIQDSDEGALINFINSPGDPEQWLQIDGTRVDSQDPPFVWSIEDIEDVRFVVEESATVEAMGIEQYILQEVLAA; this is translated from the coding sequence ATGTCCATCATTTTTCCACCTGTAGGTCAGGTTGAGTTAGGTCTGCCTTTTTCTGAACTTTTCCAGGATACTGACCCTGAAGCTACACATTATCAGTTATGGACAGGTTTGATTGAAGATGGTGAAGTAAAGAAGGGATTTACCTTGAGAGCTGCGGATGGTTCACCCTGGATTCCGGTCGAAGAGCTGGACAACATGTCTGTAGGTATTAATCAGCTGGAGCACAACACCCTTTATGTACGCAATTATTCTACTGAAGTCGGTGACTGGGCAAAAAGAGATGACGTACCCTTTCCTTCAGAGATTTCAATAGAATTGCAGGAAGAGACAAATGTTGTAGGCGAAGATACTCCTTTAAGTGACATGTTCAGCTATGAAGCCGTCATTCCAGAGGACCAGATCTGGTTTCAGGTGACTGTAGACGGCGAACATCTTGATACCCGGCTGGGTCGTGGCTGGGTTCGGGGCGATCACTTGGACGAAGAGCTTTTCCCGGCTCAGGCCGCCGGGAGCGAGATCTCGGTTCTTCCTTATTATGCCGGAGATATTCAGACTCAGGAGAAAAAGTCATGGAATGTAGCCAGGGAGCAGGAGTTTGAATTCTTTATTGACAGATATTATCTGACCCAGGACACTTCTTTAAACGACTTGTTCAGTTTTATTTCTCCCACCGGCTTTGAAGCTGACTCTATCTGGTTTCAGGTGACAGCAGGCGGTGAACCTCTTGACACCCAGGTGGGCCATGGCTGGGTCCGGGGTGATCGCCTTGATGAAGAGATACTCCCTCGAGCGGATGCTGGCAAAGAGATAAGCGTTGTACCTTATTATGCTGGCGATTTTCAGGAAAACGAACAGGTGAAGTGGCTGGTTACTGACAGGCCGGCAGAGCTCGGCTTTGCTGAAGATGCTGTTTTAATCAGTCCTGAAAGCCCTGAAGTTGGTGATGATATTACCTTTTCTTCTCAGGTCTTTGAAACAGACGGGGTTGAAACAGTAGAGCTGTGGGCTGAACTTACTGTATACAATGGGCAGGGCCAGACAGTCCATTCTGATGAAGTGTCTGCTTCCTTTCAGATACAGGAAGACTCTTATAATTTTGAGTTTGAGACCTGGGATGATGCCATTGAAGGTGAATACACCGCTTCTGTAACTGTGGACGCCCTCAATGCCGACAGTTTGAACGCAGAATTTGATTTTGAGGTCCTGGATCCTGCACCGGCTTTTTTCAGTGTCCAGGAGGTGGATGCTCCTGATGTTGTTCAGGGAGAGCATGCCTCTGTTTCTGTTGATATTAAAAACACCGGGGATCTGCCTGGTTCACAGGACATACTCCTTGTTGTCGACCCAGATGGAGAGGAGCTTGAATTCCCGTCTGATGAACCCCTGGAACTGGCAGGGCAAGAGGCCGGCGAAGTTCAGTTCACCGGACTGGACTTGCATGGCCTTGAGGCGGGAAGCTACGATCTGCTGGTTATAACTGATAACGACGAAAAAAAATTTGGTGATCACCTTAATATTCTTGCCCCGGCTTATTTTTCAATAGATGAGGATTCCATAAAGGACCTGGTGATAAAAGAGGGGCAACAACAGGCCGACTTTTCTTTTGATGTATCCAACTCTGGAGAGGTGTCCGGTAAACAAGACATTGAGCTTGTCATTGTCCGGGAAGACCAGGATGATCTCGTTGAAGTGCTGGAGGATTTTAATTTACAGGCCGGAGAGACGAAAACGGCTCATTTTGAAATATCGGGCATTGAGGATTTGACACAGGGCAGTTATGATTTCCAACTCAGCACTGAAGATGAGCAAATAACAGTGCCCAGCGCACTTTTAGTCCGTGACCCGGACCAGGCATGGGCATCAGTGGAGGCGGTAGACCCTGTTTTCGAGGGCAGCCAGGAAGTGACAGCAGTCTTTACAGTGGACAATATTCATGAATTTCAGGGCGATGTATTTGTTGCAGTGACAGACGATGCCGGACAGGTACTATCTGATGAGAAAAGGATAGATGAGGACTTAGAAAGCGAGACCTTCAGCTTTGAACTTTTTGAGCCCTTGATGGCAAAAGAAACTTTAACAGTAGGCATTTATGAGGATTCAGAACTTTCAGAAGAGCTAGATTCCAGTGAGGTCAGGGTACCTGAGTCTGCCCGTTTCGTTGTCCAGAGCTTTGAGCTTGATCCTGTCCTGGAAGGAGACATTCTGGAGGTTACCGCCGACATATTGAATACTGGTGAGCTCCAGGACACCCAGGATATCATTCTTGAACTTGACGGTGACCAGATCGCAAGCCAGGAGATGATGCTGGGTGGAGGCGACTCAAAGGAGTTTGCATACAACCTGGATACCTCGGATCTTGAACTGCAGCCAGGAGATTATCAGCTGGCCCTTAGTACTGATCAGGACAGTCAGGAACGTGATTTCACTGTACTTGCTGAGCCTTATTTTGATATAATGGACTTTGTGGACGTTGAAGTTGCACGTGGTCAGACAGTGGCAATATCAGCGGATATCCACAATACCGGCGATGTACAGGCAAACAGGCAGGTCATGCTCTACCTTGATGATATCGAGCTGGAAAGCTTTGAGATGACTCTTGAAGGTGGAGAATCCGCTGAGTTTGCTTTTGAGCTGGATTCTTCCGATGTGCAAGGCGATATGCTTGATACTGGCGAGTATACCCTCGGTCTGGATACAGAGGATGCCACCAGCAATGCCTTGTTGAATGTATTTGAGCGGCCTGTCAATATACTGCAGGCTGAAAGTGGTGTAGATGAGCAGACTCTTGCTGGTGATACAGAAAGTCAGAATGCCTTTGTATTCGAATTCGATTCTTCCCAGGATGGTCCCCTGGCGGATTTTGGAGATGTTCTTATTGAAAACTACCAGCCAGATGATCTCATCTTGTTCTTAGACCAGGAAAATATCTGGAACGCTTCCAGTGACTTTAATGATTATGATATTTTATCCAGTCGTGATGATGGTGTCGAGATCAGCTTTTCTCTGGTACCGCCTTTTTCGAATCAAATATTTATTGAAGATGCTGAGCTGGATGAAAGGGTCCCCTGGTCCTATCTTGATGACATTAAGGATGTGCATATAGAAGTTGAACATACGGAGGTTGTTCAGCAATCAGGTATGGAAGAATATATCAGAAACATTCTGTATCCTGAACAACACACTGTCTCATTCAACATTACCGATGATAATGATGAATCCCTCGAAAATGTAAACCTTGTGATTGAAAATTCAGACAGCTATCAGGTCGTAACTGATGAGCATGGTTATGCAGAGCAGAAAATAACTGACGGTCAATATAATTTTACCGCGAGACTGCCCGGTTATGACTACTATGAAGGAAGCTTTGAAGTTGACGGTGACGACAAGCAGATAGATCTGGAAATGGAAGAAGCTGTGTTCAATGTGGTCGAGATAGAAAGTGATCCTGAGCGGCAGGAGACCATTTACGGTGATCCAGGCATGCGGGATTTTTACGTGCTTGAATTTGGCTCCAGTCCGGACCGGGCGCAGGCAGATTTCGGTCAGGTCAACATAGGGGATTACAGCCATGATGAGGGAGATTATATTCTTTTGCTCGATGAAGACAACAACTGGAGCAGTACTCAGGAATTTGAGGCTGACAGTATCCAGGACAGTGATGAAGGGGCTCTGATTAATTTTATTAACTCTCCAGGTGACCCAGAGCAATGGTTGCAGATCGACGGTACCCGTGTTGACTCCCAGGACCCTCCCTTTGTATGGTCAATCGAGGATATCGAGGATGTCAGGTTTGTGGTGGAGGAAAGTGCAACAGTCGAGGCCATGGGTATCGAGCAGTATATCCTCCAGGAGGTCCTTGCTGCATAA